The proteins below come from a single Dasypus novemcinctus isolate mDasNov1 chromosome 22, mDasNov1.1.hap2, whole genome shotgun sequence genomic window:
- the LOC101432959 gene encoding olfactory receptor 2B11-like, whose translation MAVVNPGNVSSPKIFFLLGFSDQPWLERPLFIIVLVAYIFTLLGNISIIAVSKADPSLDSPMYFFLANLSFLDLCFTTTTVPQLLLNLWGPEKSISYGGCVAQFYVFHLLGATECILLAVMSLDRYIAICKPLRYPAIMHRRLCKLLVTTAWLSGLANSLLQSSFTVQLPLCGNNKVDDFLCEVPVMIKMSCADTSFNEALLSIVGAVYSLVPLSLILVSYGFIVATVLRIRSSEGKKKAFNTCGSHVTVVSLFYGPVIIMYVQPSATNSQGKSKLLPLFYSLVTPMLNPVIYTLRNKNMKGAMRRLLISLYHWERQQT comes from the coding sequence ATGGCAGTCGTGAATCCCGGAAATGTCAGCTCTCCaaagattttctttctcttgggtTTCTCTGACCAGCCCTGGTTGGAAAGGCCTCTGTTCATCATCGTGCTTGTTGCTTACATCTTCACACTGTTGGGCAACATCTCCATTATTGCAGTATCCAAAGCAGACCCCAGCCTTGACagccccatgtacttcttccttgccaacctctccttcctggacctGTGTTTTACAACCACCACTGTCCCTCAGCTACTGCTGAACCTCTGGGGCCCAGAGAAGTCTATCAGCTATGGGGGCTGTGTGGCCCAGTTTTATGTGTTTCATCTTTTGGGGGCCACTGAATGCATCCTCTTAGCAGTGATGTCCTTGGATCGTTATATTGCCATCTGCAAACCCTTGAGGTACCCAGCCATCATGCATCGGCGACTCTGCAAGCTTCTGGTCACTACAGCATGGCTGAGTGGTTTGGCTAATTCCTTGCTACAGTCATCCTTCACTGTCCAGCTGCCACTCTGTGGTAACAACAAGGTGGATGACTTCCTGTGCGAGGTCCCAGTGATGATCAAGATGTCCTGTGCTGACACCTCCTTCAATGAAGCTTTGCTGTCCATTGTGGGGGCAGTTTACTCCCTAGTGCCATTGTCACTTATCCTTGTCTCCTATGGGTTCATTGTAGCTACTGTGCTGAGGATTCGGTCCtcagagggaaagaagaaagcatttaACACCTGTGGGTCTCATGTTACTGTTGTGTCTCTCTTCTATGGACCAGTAATTATTATGTATGTGCAGCCCTCTGCTACTAACTCCCAGGGAAAGAGCAAGCTCCTGCCCCTGTTCTACAGCTTGGTGACTCCTATGCTTAACCCTGTCATCTATACTTTGAGGAACAAGAACATGAAAGGGGCAATGAGAAGGCTTCTCATCTCATTGTATCATTGGGAAAGACAGCAAACATGA